The sequence below is a genomic window from Mycobacterium sp. ITM-2016-00316.
TGTTCATAGCGGTACCGGTTATAGGCCATCGGTTCCAGCAGTGCCCACTTCGGCAACCACCGCCGCGCGGCCCGGATGCCGGCCCGGTAGCAGGCGAATTCGAGCTGCTTTCGCGAGTTCCAGCTGCTGCCCAGCAATTCCATCATCTTCGGATGAGTGGTCGACTCCGCGCAGATACGGGCCGGCCGGGCCAGCACCGGGGCCGCCAACCGCCAGGCCGGCGCGATGGCCCGGTGCAGCCAGCGCGGGCCGAACAACGTCGGCACCGGTGGCGCGCCGAACTGGTCGGCGGCCCAGAGCAGGAACGGATTGACCGCCAGTTCGGTGGCCGCAATCTCGTCGTAGTAGGCCTGCATCTCGGCCACCGTCGGCGGGACTTCGGATACGGCGCTGGGCAACCCGAAATCGGCCATGGCGCATACCGTTCGATACACGACCTCGCACTGCTCGGCGGTCAGATCCTTACCGTAGACCGCGACGTAGCCGGCGTAGAAGATGTTCAGCGATGTGGTGCCGACCCATTTCCACAGTGCGGGATCCAGCGCGCTGAAACGTTCGCCCTCGAAATCGCCTGTGCCGACACCGCGAACCGCCCCGTGTTTGGACTTCAGCCGGTCCTGGGCGGCGCGGCGGTCGGCGTCATCGCCGAAGGTCAGCGGGCCGTTCCACAGATAGCTGTTCAGCCCACGGTCGGTGAAGTTCGAGGCGAAGCGCCCACTGGCATCGACGGCGGCGGCGACCTTGCGGTAGGCCACCTGGTCGAGCGCCAGCCGTCCGAACAGACCGAACGCCAACGGCATCCCCATCCACCAGCGGACATCGGCGGCCAGCTCGTGATGCGGCTGCCCGGGGTCCCAGGGCTTCGGAGCTGCCGTGCTCGTTTCGATTGCGGTGCCGGTCATCTGATCTCCCATCACAAAACAGGAAACACCTGTGTGCAGATTGAGGAAACCAGCCTGATATGCACTGTGTCAAGATGGTTCGATGGTTACCCGGCGGTATGG
It includes:
- a CDS encoding oxygenase MpaB family protein, which translates into the protein MTGTAIETSTAAPKPWDPGQPHHELAADVRWWMGMPLAFGLFGRLALDQVAYRKVAAAVDASGRFASNFTDRGLNSYLWNGPLTFGDDADRRAAQDRLKSKHGAVRGVGTGDFEGERFSALDPALWKWVGTTSLNIFYAGYVAVYGKDLTAEQCEVVYRTVCAMADFGLPSAVSEVPPTVAEMQAYYDEIAATELAVNPFLLWAADQFGAPPVPTLFGPRWLHRAIAPAWRLAAPVLARPARICAESTTHPKMMELLGSSWNSRKQLEFACYRAGIRAARRWLPKWALLEPMAYNRYRYEQLRAFHHKYELESFAPAAS